Proteins from a single region of Gossypium arboreum isolate Shixiya-1 chromosome 1, ASM2569848v2, whole genome shotgun sequence:
- the LOC108480341 gene encoding uncharacterized protein LOC108480341 has protein sequence MMGGGGSVYWGRNQEESKQVKGIVVIFAWVSIHEKHLKNYLDFYSSLGWNSLVSRADFLNVYYPERAMSLAFVLLNELLEKLKIRTCPVVFVAFSGSPKACMYKVFQIIQETGESPLSPEIQLIRNCVCGQIYDSGPVDFASDLNARFALHPSIRKMPLPSKLVSWIAKGVASGLDGLYLTRFESQRTEYWETLYSSVDLDAPYLILCSEKDDLAPYPVIRDFTQCLQDLGADVEIVKWNGSPHLEHYKHYPIQYKAAVASFLEKTTLVYSRRIRNLREMNGMHDEISELIYGLQKAAVDSNQSFRRVALGPSDHFFLPSSAKYHNSRESGSLQDERPISLPVQPSINAHSVLGQILFDACVPKNIEGWDIRYSGSSKGQPFASARRRSPPLGIKCNRRSRL, from the exons ATGATGGGCGGCGGTGGAAGTGTGTATTGGGGAAGAAATCAAGAAGAGAGTAAACAAGTGAAAGGAATCGTTGTGATTTTCGCTTGGGTTTCGATTCACGAGAAACACCTTAAAAATTACCTGGATTTTTATTCGTCTCTTGGCTGGAATTCCCTTGTTTCCCGTGCTGATTTTCTCAACGT ATATTATCCTGAGAGGGCTATGTCCTTAGCATTTGTTCTTCTTAACGAACTTCTCGAG AAACTAAAGATTAGAACTTGTCCGGTGGTCTTCGTCGCTTTCTCAGGCAGTCCTAAGGCTTGTATGTACAAGGTTTTTCAG ATTATTCAAGAAACTGGTGAAAGTCCGCTTAGTCCG GAAATCCAGTTGATTCGGAATTGTGTTTGTGGACAAATCTATGATTCTGGTCCGGTAGATTTTGCAAGTGATTTGAATGCCCGATTTGCATTACATCCCTCCATACGTAAAATGCCTCTACCATCGAAACTCGTTTCTTGGATTGCTAAAGGTGTTGCTTCTGGTCTCGACGGTCTTTATCTAACCAGGTTTGAGTCTCAACGTACCGAGTATTGGGAAACCCTTTACTCCTCTGTT GACTTAGATGCTCCATATCTCATTTTATGCTCGGAGAAAGATGACCTTGCACCATATCCAGTTATACGCGATTTCACCCAATGCTTACAGGATCTCGGGGCGGATGTTGAGATTGTAAAGTGGAATGGCTCTCCTCATCTAG AACACTACAAGCATTATCCTATCCAATACAAGGCTGCCGTGGCCAGTTTCCTTGAGAAGACAACTTTGGTCTATTCCCGCAGGATCCGAAATCTCAGGGAAATGAATGGTATGCATGATGAGATCTCCGAGTTAATCTATGGCCTGCAGAAAGCAGCAGTCGACTCGAACCAAAGCTTTAGGAGAGTTGCTCTTGGTCCTAGTGACcactttttcttgccaagttcAGCCAAATATCATAATAGTAGAGAGTCTGGATCTCTTCAAGATGAACGGCCAATCTCTCTACCTGTACAACCAAGCATCAACGCTCATAGTGTCCTCGGCCAAATTCTCTTTGATGCTTGTGTCCCTAAGAACATTGAAGGTTGGGATATTAGATATTCAGGTTCCAGTAAGGGACAGCCATTTGCATCGGCCCGTCGGCGTTCACCTCCCCTTGGTATCAAGTGCAATCGTCGTTCAAGACTGTAA